One part of the uncultured Bacteroides sp. genome encodes these proteins:
- a CDS encoding 4Fe-4S binding protein, which produces MALTIDKNRCPQNHRCPLLRVCPVGAISQDGHSLPVIDSEKCIECGKCTRYCGMQAVYKK; this is translated from the coding sequence ATGGCACTGACTATTGACAAGAACCGATGCCCGCAAAACCATAGGTGTCCGCTTCTTAGAGTATGCCCTGTAGGTGCTATTTCACAGGACGGACACAGTCTTCCGGTTATTGACTCTGAGAAGTGTATTGAATGCGGAAAATGTACCAGATACTGTGGAATGCAGGCTGTATATAAAAAATAA
- a CDS encoding metallophosphoesterase family protein, whose product MKKNLFLILILFAVCTRLDAQQLRYHQDGTFKIVQFTDTHVVPEKKESLDAIKLIDKVLEKEQPDLIVFSGDVVTGKPARKGWDMVLKPLIKKGIPFIITMGNHDPEQDLTRAEIADIVTAAPNNLNKKSDKGLSDVSLEIQSAKNAKAAFLIYCMDSNDYSKLDSVKGYGWFSFDQIQWYRHTSSSYTKQNAGKPLPALAFFHIPLPEYKEAYKNEKSIHTGIRLEDECPASVNSGMFAAMLESGDIMGVFVGHDHDNDYMASLYGIALGYGRFSGGRTTYTDFQNGARVFCLKEGEKVFLTYIRLMDGSEICRTYSLSK is encoded by the coding sequence ATGAAAAAGAACCTATTTTTAATTTTAATTCTATTTGCTGTTTGCACCAGACTGGATGCTCAGCAGCTTCGTTACCATCAGGATGGAACATTTAAGATTGTTCAATTTACTGATACACATGTAGTACCCGAAAAAAAAGAATCTCTCGATGCTATTAAATTGATAGATAAAGTACTTGAAAAAGAACAGCCTGATTTAATAGTTTTTTCAGGAGATGTAGTGACTGGTAAGCCTGCCCGTAAAGGATGGGATATGGTGCTGAAACCATTAATTAAAAAAGGTATTCCTTTTATTATAACAATGGGAAACCACGATCCGGAACAAGATCTTACACGTGCTGAAATTGCAGACATTGTAACTGCTGCTCCAAATAATCTAAATAAGAAAAGCGATAAAGGATTGTCTGATGTCTCATTGGAAATACAATCGGCAAAAAATGCTAAAGCAGCATTTCTTATATATTGTATGGATTCAAATGATTATTCAAAGTTAGACTCTGTGAAAGGATATGGATGGTTTTCTTTCGATCAGATACAGTGGTATCGTCATACCAGTTCTTCTTATACTAAACAGAATGCAGGAAAACCGCTTCCAGCTTTGGCTTTTTTCCATATTCCTCTTCCTGAATATAAAGAAGCATATAAAAATGAAAAAAGCATCCATACTGGAATTCGCCTGGAAGATGAATGTCCGGCATCTGTTAATTCAGGAATGTTTGCTGCCATGCTGGAAAGTGGAGATATAATGGGAGTATTTGTTGGGCACGATCATGATAACGATTATATGGCATCACTTTATGGAATTGCTCTTGGTTATGGAAGATTCTCGGGAGGAAGAACTACATATACAGATTTTCAGAATGGTGCACGTGTTTTTTGCCTGAAAGAAGGAGAAAAGGTTTTTCTTACTTATATCCGTTTAATGGATGGTAGTGAAATATGCAGAACCTATTCTTTATCTAAATAA
- the trxA gene encoding thioredoxin, with translation MKKLTLILLMTGLIFTSCNGQQSNKQIDNKLKTENKMKTIHLTKAEFLKKVADYETNPNEWKYLGDKPAIVDFYASWCGPCKTIAPILEELAAEYGDKIYIYKVDTEEEEELAAAFGIRSIPSLLFIPMNGKPQMAQGAMPKSAFKDAINEILLKK, from the coding sequence ATGAAAAAGCTGACATTAATATTGCTAATGACGGGGCTGATTTTTACCTCGTGCAACGGACAACAAAGTAATAAACAAATTGATAACAAATTAAAAACTGAAAATAAGATGAAAACAATTCATTTAACAAAAGCAGAGTTTCTAAAGAAAGTAGCTGATTACGAAACCAATCCTAACGAATGGAAATATTTAGGTGACAAACCTGCCATTGTTGATTTTTATGCTTCATGGTGCGGTCCATGTAAAACTATTGCTCCTATCCTGGAAGAACTGGCTGCCGAATATGGTGATAAAATCTATATCTATAAAGTAGACACTGAGGAAGAAGAAGAATTGGCTGCAGCATTTGGTATTCGCAGTATTCCTTCATTATTGTTCATCCCAATGAATGGCAAGCCACAAATGGCGCAGGGAGCTATGCCTAAGTCGGCATTCAAAGATGCAATTAACGAAATTCTGCTGAAAAAATAA